The Oncorhynchus tshawytscha isolate Ot180627B linkage group LG08, Otsh_v2.0, whole genome shotgun sequence genome window below encodes:
- the LOC121847036 gene encoding vegetative cell wall protein gp1-like, whose protein sequence is MKQTDSSSSLHPAWARRRQSRKPTLLMSASSVPNPALPSHASSVPNPALPSHAPSIPNPASSVPNPALPSPASSVPNPVFPSHASSVPNPALPSHASSVPNPALPSHASSIPNPALPSHASSVPNPALPSIASSVPNPAPSVSNPVLPSHASSVPQPCLIRPQPYPSQPCLIRPQPCPSQPCLIHPQPCPSRPASSIHNPVLPSPASSIPNAALPSHASSVLNPALPSHASSVLNPALPSHASSIPNPVLPISASSVPNPVLPSPASSVPNPALPGPASSIPNPVLPSPASSVPNPALPSPASSVPNPALPSPASSVPNPALPSPASSVPNPALPSPASSIPNPALPSPASSVPNPALPSHASSVPNPALPSHDSSVPNPVLPSPASTVPNPALPSHASSVPNPASSVPSSASSIPSPAFPPSSPPHIVPNPVLPSPASTVPNPALPSPASSIPNPALPSHDSSVPNPVLPSPASSVPNPALYSHASSVPNPALPSPASSVPNPALPSHDSSVPNPASSVPSPASSVPSPAFSTLQPSPHLPTLLYNTLPAIIWESVCYINHGLLYNTIPVIF, encoded by the coding sequence atgaagcagacagacagcagcagctCTCTCCACCCTGCCTGGGCCAGAAGAAGGCAGTCCCGGAAACCTACCCTCCTCATGTCTGCCTCATCCGTCCCCAACCCTGCCCTTCCCAGCCATGCCTCATCCGTCCCCAACCCTGCCCTTCCCAGCCATGCCCCATCCATCCCCAACCCTGCCTCATCCGTCCCCAACCCTGCCCTTCCCAGCCCTGCCTCATCCGTCCCCAACCCTGTCTTTCCCAGCCATGCCTCATCCGTCCCCAACCCTGCCCTTCCCAGCCATGCATCATCCGTCCCCAACCCTGCCCTTCCCAGCCATGCCTCATCCATCCCCAACCCTGCCCTTCCCAGCCATGCCTCATCCGTCCCCAACCCTGCCCTTCCCAGCATTGCCTCATCTGTCCCCAACCCTGCCCCATCCGTCTCCAACCCTGTCCTTCCCAGCCATGCCTCATCCGTCCCCCAGCCATGCCTCATCCGTCCCCAACCCTACCCTTCCCAGCCTTGCCTCATCCGTCCCCAACCCTGCCCTTCCCAGCCATGCCTCATCCATCCCCAACCCTGCCCTTCCCGCCCTGCCTCATCCATCCACAACCCTGTCCTTCCCAGCCCTGCCTCATCCATCCCCAATGCTGCCCTTCCCAGCCATGCCTCATCCGTCCTCAACCCTGCCCTTCCCAGCCATGCCTCATCCGTCCTCAACCCTGCCCTTCCCAGCCATGCCTCATCCATCCCCAACCCTGTCCTTCCCATCTCTGCCTCATCCGTCCCCAACCCTGTCCTTCCCAGCCCTGCCTCATCCGTCCCCAACCCTGCCCTTCCCGGCCCTGCCTCATCCATCCCCAACCCTGTCCTTCCCAGCCCTGCCTCATCCGTCCCCAATCCTGCCCTTCCCAGCCCTGCCTCATCCGTCCCCAACCCTGCCCTTCCCAGCCCAGCCTCATCCGTCCCCAACCCTGCCCTTCCCAGCCCTGCTTCATCCGTCCCCAACCCTGCCCTTCCCAGCCCTGCCTCATCCATCCCCAACCCTGCCCTTCCCAGCCCAGCCTCATCCGTCCCCAACCCTGCCCTTCCCAGCCATGCCTCATCCGTCCCCAACCCTGCCCTTCCCAGCCATGACTCATCCGTCCCCAACCCTGTCCTTCCCAGCCCTGCCTCAACCGTCCCCAACCCTGCCCTTCCCAGCCATGCCTCATCCGTCCCCAACCCTGCCTCATCCGTCCCCAGCTCTGCCTCATCCATCCCCAGCCCTGCTTTTCCACCCTCCAGCCCTCCCCACATCGTCCCCAACCCTGTCCTTCCCAGCCCTGCCTCAACCGTCCCCAACCCTGCCCTTCCCAGCCCTGCCTCATCCATCCCCAACCCTGCCCTTCCCAGCCATGACTCATCCGTCCCCAACCCTGTCCTTCCCAGCCCAGCCTCATCCGTCCCCAACCCTGCCCTTTACAGCCATGCCTCATCCGTCCCCAACCCTGCCCTTCCCAGCCCTGCCTCATCCGTCCCCAACCCTGCCCTTCCCAGCCATGACTCATCCGTCCCCAACCCTGCCTCATCCGTCCCCAGCCCTGCCTCATCCGTCCCCAGCCCTGCTTTTTCCACCCTCCAGCCCTCCCCACATCTACCTACCCTTCTTTACAATACACTACCTGCTATAATCTGggagtcagtctgttatatcaaCCATGGCCTTCTTTACAATACAATACCTGTTATATTCTGa